The Kordia sp. SMS9 DNA window TTACTACTGTACATACTGAAACGACACTGCCTACAACTACCGCAGCCGATTCGGCATATATCATTTATACTTCTGGAACAACAGGAAATCCAAAAGGTGTTGAAATTGGACATCAAGCATTGCTAAACTTCATTCTCAGCATACAAGAACGTCCTGGGATGGCAAAAAATGACTTGCTATATTCCGTTACCACGCAATCTTTTGATATTTCTATTTTGGAATTCATAACACCTTTACTAGCAGGTGCTTCCGTATATGTGGCATTGCAAGAAACATTGGCAGATCCTTTTGCGGTACTTCAAGAACTAGACGAAGTGTCGCCAACAATCATACAAGCAACACCAAGTTTTTATCAATTGCTATTCAATGCAGGTTGGAAAGGAAATGCAGGCATTAAAATTTTATGTGGAGGCGATTTATTAAGCAAAGCGCTGGCTGAAAAATTACTACATAGTACCAAAGAACTATGGAACATGTACGGACCAACAGAAACTACGATTTGGTCTACGTGTAAGCACATCACAAATTCATTAGAAGCGTCTACCATTGGAACGCCAATTCACAATACGCAAGTATATATCTTAGACGATGCACTGCAAATACTACCAAAGCAAAGTATAGGAACTTTATACATTGGCGGTCATGGTTTGGCAAACGGCTATTATAAAAACGAAGCCTTAACGGCAGCACGTTTCCTAACGCACGATCAATTACAAAAACGTATTTACAATACAGGCGATTTAGCCAAGTGGAATGCAAACGGAGAAATTGAATTTTTAGGACGTGACGATTTTCAAGTGAAAATTCGTGGTTTCCGCATTGAATTAGGCGATATTGAAGCAAAACTGAACGAAATTAAAGGCGTCAAAGAAGCAGTTGTTGTAGCGAAGAAACAACAAGATCAAGAAGCCTATTTACTGGCTTTTGTCGTGGCAGATGAAGTATTTGCTATGAATGAAGTAAAGAATCATTTAAAAACACAACTGCCTTCGTATATGATTCCCAATCAGATTGTAAGGCTTGAAGCATTGCCATTGACACCCAACAAAAAAGTAGATCGAAAAGCTTTGATGGCGTTTCAAGTACAAGCTACAAATACAGTTGCAACTTCTTTACAAAAAGCAACCACTTCATTACAAAAAACACTTTGCAGATTATTTCAAGAAGTAGTAGGCGTGGCGTATGAAATGTACCTTGCGGATAATTTCTTTGAGCATGGCGGTCATTCTTTAAATGCGGTAAAATTAATCAACCGTATAGAAACGGAGTTAGAATACACATTGAGTTTGCGAACACTTTTTGATCATCCAACAATAGCGGAATTAGCAGATTATATAGCACATAATTCAACTGAAATTGCAAAAGAGTTCATTCCCAAAGCTGCGGTACAGAAATATTACCCAATTACAGAAGCGCAACAAGAAATATGGATGGCATCGCAAAATCGGGAGCGTTCCATAGCGTATAATATGTTTGCAGCGTATCAAATAGAAGGAACTGTGGATTTGTTGAAACTTCAATCCATATTTGCATATTTAATTTCAAAATACGAGATTTTACGAACCAATTTTGTAGAAGTAGCCGGAATTCCGCATCAAAAAATACAAAATACGAACTCTAATTTTCACATACAAACAATCGCGTGTACTGATGAAGATATTCAAACACAGATGCAAGATGAAGTACACAAACCTTTTGATTTAACAAAGGAGCGCTTGTTTAAAATAGTACATTTTAAAAGAGATACCGCAGACTTTTTGGTGTTCAATACGCATCACAGCATTATGGACGGTTGGTCTTTAGAATTATTAATCCAAGAAGTAGCGCATTGCTATAGTTTGGAAAATATTCCAAATGAAGCTTCTACGGAACTGTTTCAATTCAAAGATTATGCACTATGGCAAACGCAAAAAAACACAGAAAAACATCATGAATATTGGGCTTCTTATTTGGAAGGATATTCATGGAAACCGTTATTAAATACTGCAAATTCGCTTCAAAAAGAAGCAAACCAAAGCGCTTCTGTACACTTTGAATTCAATGCTGAATTATGGCAAGATATTCATGATTTTACCAAAGCGCAAAAAGTAACATTGCACAGCTTTTTAGCAACTATGTTTAGTGTGTTAGTACTCAAAAATGATGCACATGACGATGTTTGTATTGGCACTGTAAATGCAGGGAGAAATCATGCAAGTTTAACCTCGCAATTGGGAATGTATGTAAAAACACTTCCGTTGCGTACTAGATATGAAGAAACACAAACGGTATTTTCATTGTTGCACACTGCACAAAATGATATCTTAGACTTTGACACACATCAAGATATTCCAACGGATATTAGAAAAGAATTTCTGTGGGATGTAGTGCTGGTGGTACAAAATCAGTCATTCAATTATAAAACCATTCAACTAACAGAACAGCTTTCATTTACGGCTTATGAAATTGCAGCGCGTTACAGCAGATTGCCTTTGCTTTTAAATTTTACAGTGGCAACAACACTATCCGTACGTATAAATTATGACAGCACTTTATTTGATGCAGATAGCATATCATTGCTGTACCTGCGCTTTGAAAAATTACTAACATCCGCCGTAGCGGCAACAGCAGAAACCACATTAGAAGACTTGGACATTCAATTACATCAAGAAACATCTTCTGATATTGACATAGATTTTAATTTTTAGCAATAACAATTATGAATACATACATGAAAAATAGTATTAACGTTCTTATGATTCTCATTACATGCACGGCATTGTATGCACAAAAGGGTACTTTTGAAAAAGAAGAATCATTCCACAGATATGCGGAATACATAGAAGATAAAGCCATTACTTGGGGATATTTATCGGTTCCGGAAGATTGGAATCAACCTGCAAGCGATTCTATTAAAATTGCGGTGGCAGTATTAAAAAATAGCCAAGGGAAATCAGATGCAGAAGCTTTGGTATTTATTCAGGGTGGTCCTGGTCAAGGAAATGTTGATGATATATGGACTTGGCAGAATCATCCTTTGCGAAAAAATCATGACATTGTCTTGTTTGATACTAGAGGAACTGGCTATTCGCAACCACGATTATGTCCAGATTTGGGAAAAGAATTCTTGGCAATTTTGGCAAAAAATCAATCGCCCTCCAAAGATGAAGAACAAAAAGCAAATGCTGCGTTGGCGTGTAAATCTGATTTAATAAAAAAAGGAATCAACATAGATTCGTATCACAGTACTTCGGCAGCGAAAGACTTACATGCACTTAAAAAGAGTTTGGGCTACAACCAATGGAATATTTACGGAGTTTCTTACGGAACTTATATGGCGCAAGTGTATGCAAACATGTTTCCCAACGATATTAGCCAATTGATCTTAGATTCTTCAATAGCAGATATTTCTGAATATTACACTGCCAATACCACCAATTACATGACAAGTTTGCAAAAAGTATTCAACGCATGTAAAGCAGATGAAAATTGTACAAACAGCTATCCAAATATTGAAAGTGTATTTTATGAAGTAATTGCAGATTTGGAGAAAAATCCAATTACCGTTGCGGTTGACAAATATTTAGTCGAATCAGAATCGTTTACCTTCAATGCCGAAGATTTTAAAGTAGCATTGCAGCAAGCGCTGTACAACAAACAATTGGTAGAAGTGATTCCGTTGTTGATCTATGAATTTAAAGCGCGAAACAAAATAGCGTTGGGTAATTTAGTTCCCGCTTTTTCAGCATTGTTAAGTATGGATTATGGTGTGTACTTTTGTATGAGTTGTAACGAAACCTTACCACGAAATGATTTGGAGGAACTTCAGCAAAGATCTGAAAATTACAAAGGACTGCAAGGACCACTTTCATTCTATAAATCAGATTTTACAGTTTGTAAAAAATGGAATATTCAAAAAGATTCTATCCTATATCAAGATCTTAATAATCTGAAAGAAAGTACCATGCAAGTATTGGTGTTTGGAGGAGAATTTGATCCAATAACACCCGAAGGTAATGCGGAGAAAACTGCGAATTTATTCGCCAATGGAACTGCTGTTACGGCATATACTTATGGACATGTGCCAAGTTTTACACCAATTGGAATAGAAGTAGTTACGGCATTTATTGATACCAATGAATTCCCTAAAAAAGAGGTGTTCCAAAAAGCACCCAAACTGGAAGTTGTCAGCGCAATTACGGTGAATGGAGGTGTCTCTGCTATGGGAAATAGTTTAAATGAACAAGACCCAATGTTTCTAGCGCCACTTTTAATTGCATTGGGAGTTGCTTTGGCGTTTATTATTGCACACGGCATCAAACTCATTCGAAGAAAGTACAAAAATTTCTCTGATAAATTGGTACGTATCCTATGTTTGGTAACGTCTATTTTTGGGATTATAACGCTCATAGGATTTACAAATGCGCTCTTAACAACAGTAGATCAGAACTTTTATATTTTAGCGTTTGGTTTGCCCAACGCTTACGATTATTTATACATTTTTATGTGGATATTTTTAGGGCTTTTAGCGGTCACATTTATATTTTATACCTTAAAAATTAAGCAACTAAACGAAAGAAGTATTTTGTTTACCATCATATTTTCGAATATATTGATAGCAGTTTATTTTCTGTATTGGGGAATTATTTAATGAAAGAAATAAAAAATTATGGAGAAGACTATTTTAGCCAACCATCATGATTACATCGCAAATCCTTCCAAAAAATCACTTCCAGCATTGATCAATAAAAATGTAAAGGAAGTTCCGGAAGCGTTGCGGAATTTTAAATATCCAATATCTTCTTGGCCCGTAATTTTGTCAAAAGAAGAAGTGGAAGAATTGGCAGCATGTAGTGTGTTAATTCCAAAATTAACACAGCAAATTCCAGAAGTATACTTTAAAAATGATCTTACAAAAATAGCGGACTTCTATTATGGTGGCGATCAGGTAAAAGCAGAGTTTGCTAATTTTTGCAATCAGAAAAAAGTACCGATAAGCTGTCGTTTGGATTTGATAAAAGCAGCCACAGGGTTTCAAGTTTTAGAAGTAAATACAGGCTCGTCTCTTTCGGGTATGGAAATTCAAAATTTTAAGTCTGTTATTGATGTGATGCATCCAGAATTGAACGATGAAAAATTAGCGCTAAAAGTTCGAAATACACAGCAAATTTATATTGATTTCATCATTCAAAAAGCTATTGAATTACTCTCTGATGACGAAGATGAAATTACCATCTTTATGGTTGAAATGATTTCAACAGAGGAAGAACGACTTGCATATTCCGATGCTGAAAAATTTTACAATAAAATTCTCAATGAAGAAATTGCAAAATATCACAAAAAAGGAAAAGTAGTCATCAACGGAATGACAGAAGTAAGCTTGCAAAACAACAAGCTTATGTACAATAACGAACGTGTACATGTAGTATTAATTCGTAATTATGCTATAAAAGATATTTCACCAGATATTTTTAGAGCGTTCATGATGAACAAAATCTATTTTCCAGATCATTTTGGAGTAGAAATGTTGGGCGATAAGCGAAATCTAGTCATACTTCGTACACTTGCAGATGAAGGAAAGTTTACACCAGAAGAAAATGCACAAATACAAAAATTTATTCCTTGGTCTGTATTGTTAAAAGAAACTTCTGTTTCCTACAACGGAACTACACATGATTTACAAACCTTACTAAAAGAACAAAAAGATAATTTTGTCATAAAAGTAGCTGACGGATTGCAAGGAACGGATGTGTTTGTGGGGAAAACAATGTCAGCAGCAGCATGGGCGGAAGCCATAAAGAAAGCAACTGAAGCAGCAAACTACATAGTTCAAGAATTTGTAGATTCAGACTATATATATGTACCTAACAAACAAAACCAATGGGCACCGCATTCATTAATTTGGGGAGCGTTTGGATTTGGAGATATATACGGAGGAACTTGGGTACGAATGTCAGCTAAGGAGAATACTTCAAGAGTCATTAATTCTGCAACGGGTGCCGTGGAGGCAATCGTGTATGAAGAAACTACTGATAAAAATGAAATTCATACCGAAAAAGAGTCCATGACCGCTACAATATTGGGAGATGCTTATGAAAATTTGATGGTAGATTCGCCTAAAAAAATCCCCACTTTTGTAGATGCAACTTCTGAAAAACTACCAGAATTTTTAAGAGGCTATGAATATCCTGTCTCATCATGGCCCGTAATTATTGATTGGCAGCAAAGAAAAAATTTAGAACAACTGTGTACTAAAATACCAAAACTACTCACCAAAATACCAGCTTTGTATTTTGAAAATGACATGAAACGTATTGGCGACTTTTACTTTCAAGGAGATGATATGATGACGCAATTTGCAATAGTTTGTCATGAAAAACAAATTGAAATTGCATGTCGCTTAGATTTATCGTTAGACACTGATGGTTTTAAAATACTGGAAGCTAATATTGGTTCTTCTATCGGCGGATGGCAAGTACAAAGCTTTGAGACCATCATACGTGACATACATCCAAATTTAGACGAAAATTTTTCTACAGAAGATACACAGGCAAACTATATTGATTTCTTGGTAAAAAATGTTATCAAACATGTTTCCTATCTTCAAAAAGATATCAATATATTTCTAGCTTTAGGTGAGTATGAAGAAGGTTTTCCACGAGCAGAAATCACGAGTTTCTTTAATAACTTACTAGAAAAATCATTACAAGACACAAAATTTAAAGGAAATACATTTATTGGAGAATTTACAGAAACAGAACTAAAAAACAACAGACTCGTCTTTGAAGGTGAAGATATGCATGCTGCTTTGGAAATTGTAGTAACTAAAGCGGGAGTTCCTTTAAATATCTTTAGAGCCTTTATGCTAGATGCAGTTTATTTTCCAGATCATCTGGCATCAGGTATGTATGGTGATAAAAGAAATTTAGGAATACTAAGAGAATTAGCAGAAAATAATAAGTTCTCAGCACTAGAAAATGAACTCATCATCAAAAGTATTCCCTGGACGAAAGAAATTAAAGACAGCATCGAAATATATAAAGGTGAAAAAATGCACATTAGAGAAATTCTAAAAAACAATAAAGAAAACATGGTTGTCAAAGCGGCGCAAGGTTATCAAGGGAAAGATGTTTTTATAGGAAGGTTTTCTTCCGATGTGGAATGGAATGAAGCCATAGAACTAGCGCTGAAAGACAAAAACTTTATTGCGCAAGAATTCAGCGATTCTATCAAAGTACTCGCACCGAATAAAGAAAATGAATGGACACCCCACAAATTAATTTGGGGCGCTTTTGGATTTGGAAATAAATATGGCGGTGTTTGGGTGCGAACTTCAGAAGTTGCCAATGACATCGGAGTTATTAACTCGGCAACAGGCGCTGTGGAATCTATTGTATATGAACACCACTTGATTGATGAAATCACTATATGATTACCATATATTATTATCATATTTCAAAAAATGCACATGCTGCATTGCTACAAGAACAGCTTCCTAAATTTCCGGTAGAATTTCAAAAAAAGATTTTACGATTTAGGAGATGGGAAGATGCACAATTGTCGCTGTCAGGCAGATTGCTGCTTCAGTATGCTTTACAAAAACATGCAAATCTTGCAACTGTTGACTGGAATTCAATGTCGCAAACTGCATTTGGAAAGCCATACATAGCGAATAGTAATGTACATTTCAATATTTCGCATTCTGGATCAATTGTGGCTTGTGCAATAACAAAAGACGTTGAAATTGGATTAGATATGGAACAAATACGTCCTATAGATATGTTGCACTTTAAATCGCAAATGACAGAAAACGAGTGGCAATATGTAAACAGTGCGGAAAACCAATTGCAAGCATTTTATGAATATTGGACTAAAAAAGAAGCGGTCCTCAAAGCAGATGGAAGAGGAATGTCAATTCCCTTAGTATCTTTTGAAATTATAAACAACACTGCAACAATCAATTCGAATACATATTATACCAAAAAAATCCATTTGGCAGAAACCTATATGTGCCATATTGCGAGTGCTCAAGCGTTAAATGCAGATGCTATTACCATAAAAAGAATCCCTGTTTTAGTAGGCTAAAAAGTGTAATTTCACACGAAATTTTCGGTGCAAGTTGATTCTAAAGTGTTCATGATTATAGTGTATTTGAGAACATTTAATTTTTATGTTTTTTTCAATGTAAAGTTTTTTAATGTTGAAAAAAATTACCATATTTGAACAGTTAACATCAATAAACTATTCAAGTTTTTACAAAGTTTAAAACATCTATTTTCTCTAATATCTCCCCCTAAAACTATTAAATAGATTATTTAACTTCATGAGAGTGAGAAAACCCCTTACTTTGATCTGAAATTTAATAATTGTATCGCTATGAGTTTTACCGCTGGTTGCTATGTATTGTATGTAAAATCTCGTTGGGTGAGTAAAATTTATGAATCTTTGAAAGAAGTTTCATTGCATTGCTCATTACCGCTTCTACAAACTATTCGACAGTGGCTTGATACTAACAAAGTAATTTTGAAGAATTTGTTTATAAATAAATAGTGAATGAACCAATTAGTAAACAAACTATATAAACTGGGTATTCGAATAGAAGCTAAAAATGGAGAATTGCAAATAAAAGCACCCAAAAACACGCTAACTCCAGCCCTAATTCAAGAAATAAAACAGCAAAAAGAAGATTTGATAGCTGTTTTAGGAAACCCTGAAATGGAAATTCCGAAAGCTCCTGTTCAAGAATATTATCCATTAACTGCTGCTCAAAAACGAATATGGATTTTAAGCCAATTTGAAGGAGGAAGCACAGCATATAATATTTTTGGAGCGTTTGAAATGGAAGGGCAATTACATCTGGAAGCATTGCAAAAAGCTTCCGAATTTCTCATAGCACGTCATGAAAGTCTTCGAACAAAATTTATTCAAAAAGATGGAGATATTTGGCAAAAAATTCTACCCGTTGCTGATATCAATTTTTCAATAGAGATACTCCCAGAAACTTTAGATGCAACAAATATAATAGCGAAATTCTACCATACAGAATTCGATCTAGCACAAGCACCATTACTCAAAGCACAAGTAATTCCTGTATCACCTACCAAACATATTTTGGTATTTGCCATTCATCATATTATTGGCGATGGTTGGTCTATGGAAATTTTCTCTGGAGAACTCATCAAAAGTTACAACGACATTCACCAAAATCTTGAGGTTACTTTGCCTGAATTAATCATTCAATATAAAGATTATGCATATTGGATGGAAAGTGAACCAATGCAGGAAAAGCTTAACAAACAAGAAACATATTGGCTTTCTGAATTTTCAGGTGAACTTCCCAAAATGACACTGCCAACATACCAACCACGTCCTGCTATAAATGGGTATAAAGGCGATGTTATACACAACAGATTTCCTCTTGCTTGGAGTGAAACTGTTAAAAAAACTGCCGAAAAAGAAGAAGCAACCCTATTTATGATGTTGATGGCTGGGATCAATGGTATTTTGTATCGCTACGCTGGAAACTCTGATATTATTTTAGGTGTTCCCACTTCTGGTAGAGGTCATTCAGCAGTGAAAAATCAAATAGGATTGTACCTAAATACGCTTGCAATTAGAACAGAACTCAATACAGAAATGAGTCTTCGTGAACTGATCAAATTACAAAAGCAAAAACTGATTGATGCTTATACAAACGAAATGTATCCGTTTGATCAATTGGTTGAAAAATTAAAGTTAGAAAGAGATGCTTCTCGTACCGCTTTATTTGATGTGATGGTTGTTTTGCAAAACCAACAAAGCATGACGTTGCAACAGTCAAAATCATTTGAAGGAATTACCATACATCCATACAATGCCGTTACGCCAAAAGTGAGTTTGTTTGATATGACGTTTTCATTCTCTGAATACAACGGTCATATAGAACTGGCGTTGGAGTACAATACTGATCTTTACGAAGAAACATTTGTACAACAATTAATTCAACATTTTGAAAACCTATTGGCAGATGGCATCAAAAATCTGGAAACTTCGGTAGATACCTTGCAAATACTTTCTGAAAGTGAACAACAAAGTTTGCTGACAAATACTGTTACAGAATTAGCGTATGATCATTCGCAGACAATCACAAATATATTTGAAGCTTCCGTTGAAAAACATCCTGATCATACCGCATTACTAGTTGATGATACTACTTTTACCTATGCAGAAATAAATGCAGAAGCCAATCAGTTTGCACAATATTTGGTAGCAACATTCAACATAAAAAAAGGAGACTTTGTAGGTGTAAAACTTGAACGAAACTCACAATTACCTATAGCCATCATAGCAGTTATGAAACTAGGCGCAACGTATGTTCCTATAGATCCTGCATATCCGGAAGAAAGAATACACTACATACAAAACGATAGCAAGTGTACTTGTGTCATAGATCAAAAAATATACGAGGACTTCTTACCAAAGCAAGACACATATTCGAGTGAAAATCTACAAATCAAAATTGATCCTGCATCGGTTGCATATATCATTTATACATCTGGAACCACAGGAAAGCCAAAAGGTGTACTGATTACGCATAAAAATGCTGTGGCAATGTTAGCTTGGGCAAAAGAAGAATTCAATACAACCAATTTTGACATTGTATATGCAGTTACCTCACATTGCTTCGATTTATCTATCTATGAATTATTCTTTCCATTATCAGTAGGAAAAACAATTCGTTTATTGCCAAATGCATTAGCCATCTTAGATACTGTAGCAAATGATACAAATATTCTTATAAACACAGTGCCTTCAAGCATGCGATCACTGTTGGAAAGTACTATAAATTTAGAGAATGTACGCATGATCAATTTGGCTGGAGAAGCATTTCCTATAGATATCGCACAAAAATTACAAAAAACAACCATAGAAGTACGGAACTTATATGGGCCATCGGAAGACACAACCTACAGTACAGCATACAAACTTGAGGCAACAAAATCATACAAAAACGGCATTCCTATTGGAAAACCTATTGCCAATACAAGCGCTTATGTTTTAGACAAAAACTTGCAATTAGTACCAACAGGTGTGGTAGGTCGTTTATACTTAGCGGGCG harbors:
- a CDS encoding 4'-phosphopantetheinyl transferase superfamily protein; the protein is MITIYYYHISKNAHAALLQEQLPKFPVEFQKKILRFRRWEDAQLSLSGRLLLQYALQKHANLATVDWNSMSQTAFGKPYIANSNVHFNISHSGSIVACAITKDVEIGLDMEQIRPIDMLHFKSQMTENEWQYVNSAENQLQAFYEYWTKKEAVLKADGRGMSIPLVSFEIINNTATINSNTYYTKKIHLAETYMCHIASAQALNADAITIKRIPVLVG
- a CDS encoding non-ribosomal peptide synthetase; amino-acid sequence: MSEMIQLTLPQQDVYFEQLLFPNTPIYNIGAKIKIEGTLVVKIMQEAYRTLLQQHNTYRSCVDHTNDTISFVELESYDAVLEVKDFSNETHADAKANTFMQARFVQPFDLKTRGLLHKFILIKVAEEVHYLFSVYHHIITDGWGTSLMFQRLVTNYNELIAHGTVLTSYPFHYDAFVEDDAQYQQSEAYEKDKAYWKSRFNSLPEALFPLKKGIQPQHKSQRKALIIKRELYTKLEAIGKASRCSTFHVILGLMYVYFGRKQRNHDFAIGLPVLNRSKAIFKKTVGLFMGVSALRIQLEKEDTFSSFLTKIRQQLRQDFRYQRFPLGKLIQELELFHQNSRLFDITLSYEKQNYADHFANTKTSVIPLTHQSERVPLAIYIREFDPKEDVKIDFDYNTSYFDETSITQITTHFENLLNAVVQNPTQKIHAYSYLSASEVKEIVHTYNQTAFTYPTQKTVLDYIHKHIEKQPEKIALYDQNQTFTYKEIAELSDTIAKQIIATTSGTSNKPVAILLPRSAKLIVCMLGILKSKRPFIPLDPSFPEERLAYIISHSETDLIVGAAKELPLTTTVEKMDFASLITTVHTETTLPTTTAADSAYIIYTSGTTGNPKGVEIGHQALLNFILSIQERPGMAKNDLLYSVTTQSFDISILEFITPLLAGASVYVALQETLADPFAVLQELDEVSPTIIQATPSFYQLLFNAGWKGNAGIKILCGGDLLSKALAEKLLHSTKELWNMYGPTETTIWSTCKHITNSLEASTIGTPIHNTQVYILDDALQILPKQSIGTLYIGGHGLANGYYKNEALTAARFLTHDQLQKRIYNTGDLAKWNANGEIEFLGRDDFQVKIRGFRIELGDIEAKLNEIKGVKEAVVVAKKQQDQEAYLLAFVVADEVFAMNEVKNHLKTQLPSYMIPNQIVRLEALPLTPNKKVDRKALMAFQVQATNTVATSLQKATTSLQKTLCRLFQEVVGVAYEMYLADNFFEHGGHSLNAVKLINRIETELEYTLSLRTLFDHPTIAELADYIAHNSTEIAKEFIPKAAVQKYYPITEAQQEIWMASQNRERSIAYNMFAAYQIEGTVDLLKLQSIFAYLISKYEILRTNFVEVAGIPHQKIQNTNSNFHIQTIACTDEDIQTQMQDEVHKPFDLTKERLFKIVHFKRDTADFLVFNTHHSIMDGWSLELLIQEVAHCYSLENIPNEASTELFQFKDYALWQTQKNTEKHHEYWASYLEGYSWKPLLNTANSLQKEANQSASVHFEFNAELWQDIHDFTKAQKVTLHSFLATMFSVLVLKNDAHDDVCIGTVNAGRNHASLTSQLGMYVKTLPLRTRYEETQTVFSLLHTAQNDILDFDTHQDIPTDIRKEFLWDVVLVVQNQSFNYKTIQLTEQLSFTAYEIAARYSRLPLLLNFTVATTLSVRINYDSTLFDADSISLLYLRFEKLLTSAVAATAETTLEDLDIQLHQETSSDIDIDFNF
- a CDS encoding alpha/beta fold hydrolase; protein product: MILITCTALYAQKGTFEKEESFHRYAEYIEDKAITWGYLSVPEDWNQPASDSIKIAVAVLKNSQGKSDAEALVFIQGGPGQGNVDDIWTWQNHPLRKNHDIVLFDTRGTGYSQPRLCPDLGKEFLAILAKNQSPSKDEEQKANAALACKSDLIKKGINIDSYHSTSAAKDLHALKKSLGYNQWNIYGVSYGTYMAQVYANMFPNDISQLILDSSIADISEYYTANTTNYMTSLQKVFNACKADENCTNSYPNIESVFYEVIADLEKNPITVAVDKYLVESESFTFNAEDFKVALQQALYNKQLVEVIPLLIYEFKARNKIALGNLVPAFSALLSMDYGVYFCMSCNETLPRNDLEELQQRSENYKGLQGPLSFYKSDFTVCKKWNIQKDSILYQDLNNLKESTMQVLVFGGEFDPITPEGNAEKTANLFANGTAVTAYTYGHVPSFTPIGIEVVTAFIDTNEFPKKEVFQKAPKLEVVSAITVNGGVSAMGNSLNEQDPMFLAPLLIALGVALAFIIAHGIKLIRRKYKNFSDKLVRILCLVTSIFGIITLIGFTNALLTTVDQNFYILAFGLPNAYDYLYIFMWIFLGLLAVTFIFYTLKIKQLNERSILFTIIFSNILIAVYFLYWGII
- a CDS encoding non-ribosomal peptide synthetase, producing MNQLVNKLYKLGIRIEAKNGELQIKAPKNTLTPALIQEIKQQKEDLIAVLGNPEMEIPKAPVQEYYPLTAAQKRIWILSQFEGGSTAYNIFGAFEMEGQLHLEALQKASEFLIARHESLRTKFIQKDGDIWQKILPVADINFSIEILPETLDATNIIAKFYHTEFDLAQAPLLKAQVIPVSPTKHILVFAIHHIIGDGWSMEIFSGELIKSYNDIHQNLEVTLPELIIQYKDYAYWMESEPMQEKLNKQETYWLSEFSGELPKMTLPTYQPRPAINGYKGDVIHNRFPLAWSETVKKTAEKEEATLFMMLMAGINGILYRYAGNSDIILGVPTSGRGHSAVKNQIGLYLNTLAIRTELNTEMSLRELIKLQKQKLIDAYTNEMYPFDQLVEKLKLERDASRTALFDVMVVLQNQQSMTLQQSKSFEGITIHPYNAVTPKVSLFDMTFSFSEYNGHIELALEYNTDLYEETFVQQLIQHFENLLADGIKNLETSVDTLQILSESEQQSLLTNTVTELAYDHSQTITNIFEASVEKHPDHTALLVDDTTFTYAEINAEANQFAQYLVATFNIKKGDFVGVKLERNSQLPIAIIAVMKLGATYVPIDPAYPEERIHYIQNDSKCTCVIDQKIYEDFLPKQDTYSSENLQIKIDPASVAYIIYTSGTTGKPKGVLITHKNAVAMLAWAKEEFNTTNFDIVYAVTSHCFDLSIYELFFPLSVGKTIRLLPNALAILDTVANDTNILINTVPSSMRSLLESTINLENVRMINLAGEAFPIDIAQKLQKTTIEVRNLYGPSEDTTYSTAYKLEATKSYKNGIPIGKPIANTSAYVLDKNLQLVPTGVVGRLYLAGDGVAKGYLGKDAVTQEKFIENPFKKGTLMYDTGDVASWQQNGNITFLGREDNQVKIRGYRIELEEIEMAIRASSAHLSEVVVLVKKYQQHDALVAYFTAKEAVDNNTIKNYLSEKLPSYMIPNHIEVLDKIPLTPNGKVDRKALEKLKISIQSNIEYVAPKNEIEEALAKIWKEVLGVEKVGVTNNFFELGGHSLLAITLINEINKKFDKTNFHIRNLFKNSTIESMAALIAITERKSMTDDLDDEDIENFVI